The Flavobacterium commune genome contains a region encoding:
- a CDS encoding glycosyl hydrolase family 8 — protein sequence MVINKFYKQDYHRIIQFFVLILILIVPALAISQNKKKTVKSAIKTSQYRNLFKEAGYSQVEIDQKLAKAYYDIFEGPNRVYFKEGDSLGYVSDVKNKDARTEGMSYGMMVAVQLDKKEVFDRLWRWSVKYMQHQSGPREGYFAWSVNPETKKKNSQNSASDGELYYITSLLFASNKWGNNTGIDYYKEARRILDAMWKKDGTDNVYNLINTEHKQISFVPEGGSYNWTDPSYHLPAFYEVWALYAKDGHEEFYKECANVSRNFLHKACHPVTGLNADYTEFNGQPHSTRWMPAAFRYDSWRVPMNIAMDYTWYGKDKKWQEDYAKRFQNFLKSKGLETYEDQFNLDGSTPDFILQAGPVKKLRHSIGLVSTAATASLVNKDKGSVDFVRAIWNAKLEPYEDGYFDPYYDGLMYLFSLMHLSGNYQIIEPEIN from the coding sequence ATGGTTATAAATAAATTTTATAAGCAGGATTATCATCGAATTATCCAATTTTTTGTACTGATTCTTATTTTGATAGTTCCGGCTTTGGCCATAAGCCAAAACAAAAAGAAAACCGTAAAATCAGCAATCAAAACATCTCAATATCGTAATCTTTTTAAAGAAGCAGGTTACAGTCAGGTTGAAATAGACCAGAAATTAGCTAAAGCTTATTATGATATTTTTGAAGGTCCAAATCGTGTTTATTTTAAAGAAGGCGATTCTTTAGGTTATGTTTCTGATGTTAAAAATAAAGATGCACGTACCGAAGGCATGTCTTATGGTATGATGGTAGCAGTTCAATTGGATAAAAAAGAGGTTTTTGATCGTCTTTGGCGTTGGTCGGTAAAATACATGCAGCATCAAAGTGGACCAAGAGAAGGCTACTTTGCTTGGAGTGTAAATCCAGAAACCAAGAAAAAGAATTCGCAGAATTCAGCTTCTGACGGGGAATTATATTATATAACCAGTTTACTATTTGCCTCTAATAAATGGGGTAATAATACTGGTATTGATTATTATAAAGAAGCTCGTAGAATATTAGATGCGATGTGGAAAAAAGATGGAACTGATAATGTATATAATCTGATTAATACTGAGCACAAGCAAATAAGTTTTGTACCTGAAGGAGGAAGTTACAATTGGACAGATCCTTCTTATCATTTGCCTGCTTTCTATGAAGTTTGGGCATTGTATGCTAAAGATGGACATGAGGAGTTTTATAAAGAATGTGCCAATGTTTCTCGTAATTTTTTGCATAAAGCCTGTCATCCTGTAACAGGTTTAAATGCAGATTATACAGAATTTAACGGTCAACCACATTCCACTCGATGGATGCCGGCAGCTTTTCGTTATGATTCCTGGCGTGTTCCAATGAATATTGCGATGGATTATACCTGGTATGGAAAAGATAAAAAATGGCAGGAAGATTACGCTAAGAGATTTCAAAATTTCCTTAAGTCTAAAGGATTAGAAACTTATGAGGATCAATTCAATCTGGACGGTTCTACTCCTGATTTTATTCTTCAGGCGGGTCCAGTTAAAAAGTTGAGACATTCTATAGGATTAGTATCTACGGCAGCAACTGCTTCACTTGTCAATAAAGATAAAGGAAGTGTAGATTTTGTTCGTGCAATTTGGAATGCTAAACTAGAGCCTTATGAAGATGGCTATTTTGATCCCTATTATGATGGTTTGATGTATCTCTTCAGTTTAATGCATCTTAGTGGAAATTATCAAATTATAGAGCCAGAAATTAATTGA